A single genomic interval of Cucumis sativus cultivar 9930 chromosome 5, Cucumber_9930_V3, whole genome shotgun sequence harbors:
- the LOC101221801 gene encoding exocyst complex component EXO70H1 produces MILSEPPKSNNTTKLMHIKEFFGFSHSSSPKSIHSSSTFTNSPRRRLPPPTYDPSESAAMEEAIVNSEPIITKWDPDASEFNRITFLFRHGRAESEEFLNSVNSLRRAMDFFISANSTSSVLVIAQKLMQAAMRRLEKEFYQILSENRQNLDPESISSRSSDRSTAEGETVGDSITEFDRVSADLKSIADCMIDSGYGKECVKIYKVIRKSIVDETLYRLGTEKFKLSRILKWSWDSLENIIKNWMNSVKIAVNTLFRGERFLCDHVFSRSERIRESCFYEITKEGAITLFKFPELVAKGKKDSDKIFILMELYDANSDVLPEIELIFDSVSTSVIRTQAQTSMTKLADSIRDILCEFESTIQKDSSKNPTPGGGIHPLTQSAMSYISSLGDYASTLSDILTVENSPIPSSYMETIAADDALSSPVAAQLGWLILVLLCKLDTKAEVYRDVSLSYLFLANNLNFIVKTVATTNLKMLIGGEWVANHRTKVKVYATNYEATAWNRVIKSLPERGSEEVGSPETAEEGLKRFNAAFEEAYRKQTSWRVEDGNLRDELKVSIARKIVPIYREFYEGCIERMNVNVGVRFSPDDLGNYLSDLFHGVSSSGSSSSSSSSSALKR; encoded by the coding sequence ATGATACTCTCAGAGCCCCCTAAGAGTAACAACACCACCAAATTAATGCacataaaagaattttttggCTTCTCCCACTCTTCCTCTCCAAAATCCATCCACTCCTCTTCTACTTTCACCAACTCTCCTCGTCGGAGACTCCCGCCGCCGACCTATGACCCATCTGAGTCCGCTGCCATGGAAGAGGCCATCGTAAACTCAGAACCCATCATTACGAAATGGGACCCCGATGCTTCTGAGTTCAACAGAATCACCTTCCTCTTCCGCCATGGCAGAGCCGAATCTGAGGAGTTTCTCAACTCTGTCAACAGTCTCCGACGAGCAATGGACTTCTTTATTTCGGCAAATTCCACCTCGTCTGTTCTTGTTATTGCTCAGAAGTTGATGCAGGCCGCTATGAGACGATTGGAGAAGGAGTTTTACCAGATTTTGAGTGAGAATCGCCAGAATCTCGATCCTGAATCCATCTCCAGCAGATCCTCTGACCGGTCAACGGCCGAAGGGGAAACTGTTGGGGATTCTATAACTGAATTCGATAGAGTTTCGGCGGATTTGAAATCCATTGCGGATTGTATGATTGATTCTGGGTATGGGAAAGAGTgtgttaaaatttataaagtaaTCCGAAAATCTATTGTTGATGAAACTCTGTACCGTCTGGGAACAGAGAAATTCAAACTTTCGAGAATTTTGAAATGGAGTTGGGATTCGCTCGAGAACATAATCAAGAACTGGATGAACTCGGTTAAAATCGCGGTGAATACTCTGTTTCGTGGCGAAAGATTTCTCTGCGATCATGTTTTTTCGAGATCGGAAAGAATCAGAGAGTCCTGTTTTTATGAGATCACAAAAGAAGGTGCAATCACTTTATTCAAATTCCCGGAATTAGTCGCAAAAGGGAAGAAAGATTCCGACAAAATCTTCATATTAATGGAGCTTTACGATGCGAATTCTGACGTATTACCGGAAATCGAACTCATATTCGACTCTGTCTCAACGTCCGTCATTAGAACTCAAGCACAAACGTCAATGACGAAACTCGCTGATTCAATCCGCGACATCCTTTGCGAATTTGAATCAACAATTCAAAAAGATTCATCAAAAAACCCAACTCCCGGCGGCGGAATCCACCCATTAACCCAATCAGCAATGAGTTACATCTCCTCTCTCGGAGATTACGCCTCAACCCTCTCCGACATCCTCACCGTCGAAAACTCCCCAATTCCGTCGTCATACATGGAAACCATCGCCGCCGACGACGCACTCTCATCGCCGGTGGCTGCGCAACTGGGCTGGCTAATTCTAGTCCTTCTCTGTAAACTAGACACAAAAGCCGAGGTATACAGAGACGTATCGTTATCATACTTATTCCTAGCAAACAACTTGAATTTCATCGTGAAAACGGTGGCGACGACGAATCTAAAGATGCTAATCGGTGGCGAGTGGGTGGCGAATCATAGAACCAAAGTGAAGGTGTATGCAACGAACTACGAAGCGACGGCGTGGAACAGAGTGATAAAGTCGTTGCCGGAGAGAGGGTCGGAAGAAGTGGGGTCGCCGGAGACGGCGGAGGAGGGGTTGAAGAGGTTTAATGCGGCGTTTGAAGAGGCTTATCGAAAACAAACGTCGTGGAGAGTGGAGGACGGGAATCTGAGAGATGAACTGAAGGTGTCGATAGCGAGAAAAATAGTGCCGATCTACAGAGAGTTTTACGAGGGATGTATTGAGAGAATGAATGTGAATGTGGGCGTGAGATTTTCGCCGGATGATTTGGGTAACTATTTGTCGGATTTGTTTCATGGGGTTTCTTCTTCGGGGagttcttcatcatcatcttcttcttctgcattGAAGAGATGA
- the LOC101221340 gene encoding 3-ketoacyl-CoA synthase 19, protein MEIFVPVCLLSLFYVFFYIWKLILQRRGQCCYLLGYECYKASEDRKLGIESCINIILRNNNLGLEEYRYLLKSIVNSGLGGETYGPRNVIAGTEENPSLSEAISEMDDVFSSILDKLFAKTGVSPSDIDILVVNVSLFSPAPSLTARIINRYKMKEDIKAFNLSGMGCSASIVAIDLVKHLFKTNRNAYAVVVSTESIGPNWYSGKEQPMMLTNCLYRSGGCSMLLTNNAALKHSALLKLKCILRTHLGSSNEAYGCSIQVEDDHGHRGFRLTKHIKAVATQALTFNLQSLLPRILPLRELIRYAILTHPLYKLVDRNIEAKKVRLNLKTGVDHFGIPPTERAVIDGLGKSLGLSDYDLEPARMALHRFGNTSTGGLWYVLGYMEAKKRLKKGDKVLMISFGAGYECNSCVWEVMSNLKDDNVWKDCILSYPTKNTKHPLAEKCSWLNDERLSFVKFDDVKQTLQQQIL, encoded by the coding sequence ATGGAGATTTTCGTACCAGTATGTTTGCTATCTcttttctatgttttcttCTACATTTGGAAGTTGATTCTGCAAAGGAGAGGGCAGTGCTGCTACTTGTTAGGGTATGAATGCTATAAAGCTAGTGAAGACAGGAAGCTGGGGATAGAATCCTGTATAAATATTATCTTGAGGAACAATAACCTGGGGCTTGAAGAATACAGATACCTACTCAAAAGCATAGTCAATTCGGGATTAGGTGGAGAAACATATGGCCCAAGAAACGTAATTGCAGGCACAGAAGAAAACCCTTCTCTATCAGAAGCTATTTCGGAGATGGATGATGTATTTTCAAGTATACTTGACAAGCTCTTCGCTAAGACGGGTGTTTCACCATCTGACATAGATATACTTGTTGTGAATGTGTCTTTGTTCTCACCAGCACCCTCGTTGACTGCTCGAATAATAAACCGTTACAAGATGAAGGAAGACATCAAGGCCTTCAACCTCTCTGGGATGGGTTGCAGTGCAAGTATTGTTGCTATTGATCTTGTGAAACACTTGTTCAAGACAAACAGGAATGCTTATGCTGTTGTTGTTAGTACAGAATCTATAGGGCCAAATTGGTATAGTGGAAAGGAACAGCCTATGATGCTCACGAACTGTTTGTACCGTTCGGGAGGTTGTTCAATGCTCTTGACAAACAATGCAGCTCTGAAGCACTCTGCTTTGCTTAAACTTAAATGCATTCTTCGAACGCATCTGGGATCAAGCAATGAAGCATATGGATGTTCCATTCAAGTTGAAGACGACCATGGTCACCGAGGTTTTCGTCTTACCAAACACATAAAAGCTGTTGCAACTCAAGCTCTCACCTTCAACCTTCAAAGTCTACTGCCTAGAATTTTACCATTAAGGGAACTAATTCGCTATGCCATCCTAACTCATCCACTTTACAAACTTGTCGACAGAAACATAGAAGCAAAGAAAGTACGTTTGAATCTGAAGACTGGAGTCGACCACTTTGGGATACCACCAACTGAAAGGGCAGTCATCGATGGACTCGGTAAGAGCTTAGGCCTGAGTGATTATGACCTAGAACCTGCAAGAATGGCACTCCATAGATTTGGAAACACATCTACAGGTGGCCTTTGGTATGTTTTGGGCTACATGGAAGCCAAAAAAAGGCTTAAAAAGGGTGACAAGGTTCTGATGATAAGCTTTGGAGCAGGCTATGAATGCAACAGCTGTGTTTGGGAGGTAATGAGCAACTTAAAAGATGACAATGTCTGGAAAGACTGTATCCTTAGCTACCCTACAAAAAACACCAAGCATCCGCTTGCAGAGAAGTGCAGTTGGCTCAACGATGAGCGTCTATCTTTCGTTAAGTTCGACGACGTAAAACAAACTCTACAGCAACaaattctttga